Proteins encoded by one window of Acetivibrio thermocellus ATCC 27405:
- the dapB gene encoding 4-hydroxy-tetrahydrodipicolinate reductase yields the protein MIRVCLVGLGKTGKEIAKVILEQENMKLVSVVCSSKSQNLGKSLDEIIGCRNSGIIVDSEKNLEQVIFKTKPDVVVDFSTPDATIRNAKIFSKMKVNIVVGTTGFTDFALKKLFVLTRKYHNAICYAPNITLGVNVLMLLTNLAASILNNYDFQITEIHHKRKVDVPSGTAIKIAGEIKKGLDSAGVSIKEKVIPINAVRAGGVVGRHEVMIVGEDDKIEISHESFSRRAFALGAIKAIEFIHDKVGYYEMSDVLNLHKVLEDYIEKEQIKRKKKYKKCRNDVEESPVSVV from the coding sequence TTGATTAGAGTATGTCTGGTAGGACTCGGCAAGACAGGGAAAGAAATTGCAAAAGTTATTTTGGAACAGGAGAACATGAAGCTGGTTTCGGTTGTGTGCAGTTCTAAAAGCCAAAACCTTGGAAAATCCCTGGATGAGATTATCGGATGCAGAAATTCGGGAATAATTGTTGACAGTGAAAAGAATTTGGAACAGGTAATATTTAAAACAAAACCCGATGTTGTGGTTGATTTTTCGACTCCCGATGCTACCATCAGAAATGCCAAGATATTCTCGAAGATGAAAGTAAATATAGTTGTCGGAACCACAGGATTTACGGATTTTGCATTAAAAAAACTGTTTGTGCTTACAAGAAAGTATCACAATGCAATTTGTTATGCTCCCAATATAACTTTGGGTGTGAACGTGTTAATGCTTTTGACCAATCTTGCCGCCAGTATTCTGAACAATTATGATTTTCAGATTACAGAGATTCACCACAAGAGAAAAGTGGATGTACCCTCCGGTACTGCAATTAAAATTGCAGGAGAGATTAAAAAAGGCCTTGATTCGGCAGGTGTTAGTATTAAGGAAAAAGTAATACCGATAAATGCGGTTCGTGCCGGTGGTGTGGTCGGCAGACATGAGGTTATGATTGTCGGTGAAGACGACAAGATAGAAATAAGCCATGAGTCTTTTTCGAGGAGGGCTTTTGCGCTGGGAGCCATAAAAGCCATTGAGTTTATTCATGACAAGGTCGGATATTATGAAATGAGCGACGTATTGAATCTTCACAAGGTTTTGGAGGATTATATTGAAAAAGAACAAATAAAAAGAAAGAAGAAATACAAAAAATGCAGAAATGATGTTGAAGAATCACCCGTAAGTGTGGTTTAG
- a CDS encoding serine hydrolase, with product MFIICIRKKNSVKERICKILKGKIRNYFVLVVTFFMGVAFVMYSGNLASMGMKSNEYNKGNYEAHKAYYAGTYEYGTDYDVEDDLYSLEFDDELLNDELEYLEDIGEPFYYEDLDNDFDNTLENQVEKDTYAALENKLRKYISKYNCYFGIYFVDLESGKEFGINDTEEFFAASTFKIPLNLYVYDMIRKGMLDPMTSLEYTEEDFEGGTGIIWNNESFGKTFTIKELLRLSIVYSDNVAVNMLLRCVGKANVKEYMRRLGGVVVDDGKNVSCPRDMAMYLKEVYELSENGDPWGRELVQNMINTKFYDRLPVLLPKNLKIAHKTGNYTGVVHDVGIVYAEKPYIVVVMTKNVKNGQSANKAIANISKMIYDYVVKQSGKDLD from the coding sequence GTGTTTATTATATGTATTCGCAAAAAGAATTCTGTAAAAGAAAGAATTTGCAAGATACTGAAAGGTAAAATAAGAAACTATTTTGTGCTTGTGGTCACATTCTTCATGGGTGTGGCGTTTGTTATGTACAGTGGCAATTTGGCAAGTATGGGCATGAAAAGCAATGAATATAACAAGGGCAATTATGAAGCCCATAAAGCTTACTATGCCGGAACTTACGAATATGGTACTGATTATGATGTTGAGGATGATTTGTATTCTTTGGAATTTGATGATGAGCTTTTAAATGATGAGCTTGAATATCTTGAGGATATCGGAGAGCCCTTTTACTATGAAGACTTGGATAACGATTTTGACAACACCCTTGAAAATCAGGTAGAGAAGGATACTTACGCAGCTTTGGAAAACAAGCTTCGAAAATACATATCAAAATACAACTGTTATTTTGGAATATATTTTGTTGACCTGGAAAGCGGAAAAGAATTTGGTATTAATGACACGGAAGAGTTTTTTGCTGCGAGCACTTTCAAAATTCCTTTGAATTTGTATGTTTATGACATGATAAGAAAAGGAATGCTTGATCCTATGACTTCTTTGGAATATACCGAGGAAGATTTTGAAGGTGGTACAGGAATTATTTGGAATAATGAGTCTTTTGGGAAAACTTTTACCATAAAGGAGCTGCTCAGACTCTCAATAGTATATAGTGACAACGTTGCGGTAAACATGTTGCTTCGATGTGTTGGGAAAGCAAATGTCAAGGAATATATGCGCAGGTTGGGCGGAGTCGTGGTTGATGACGGGAAAAATGTGTCATGTCCCAGGGATATGGCGATGTACTTAAAAGAAGTGTATGAACTTTCTGAAAACGGTGACCCCTGGGGCAGGGAACTTGTACAAAACATGATAAACACGAAATTTTACGACCGGCTTCCGGTATTGCTTCCGAAAAACCTAAAAATTGCACACAAAACCGGAAACTATACCGGGGTTGTACATGACGTCGGGATTGTTTATGCCGAAAAGCCGTATATAGTTGTTGTTATGACAAAGAATGTGAAAAACGGACAATCGGCCAATAAAGCAATAGCAAATATTTCAAAAATGATTTACGATTATGTTGTAAAGCAATCGGGAAAAGATCTTGATTAA
- the amrA gene encoding AmmeMemoRadiSam system protein A, giving the protein MGRIISSYIFPHPPLIVPEIGKGDEKGAIKTIEACEKAAEQIRKEKPSTIILTTSHAPLFEDYIFINDHKTLKGNFSRFGARKVELGFENNLKMVESIIEFAKKEGFDAGGISEGIGRRYGISGELDHGALVPLYYISRVYSDFKLVHVAMSTLTLEEHYKFGMCIGEAVRNSDEDVVFVASGDLAHRLTSDGPYGYNKHAPEFDELLVKSIEKDDIDRILDIDDKLRDEAAECGLRSFVIMLGALDGYSVVPEVYSYEGPFGVGYMVARIGVGAMDSSRRIIENRRNKRKKSTDPYVSLAKRALEAYVTEGRVLDDYSGLPEEMLNSRAGTFVSIKKKGELRGCIGTIGPTRKNIASEIVHNAISAGTSDPRFYPVKPYELDELEYSVDVLMEPEEINSMDELDVVKYGVIVRAGRRTGLLLPNLENVNTVEQQVSIALQKAGISPNEKYTMERFEVIRHK; this is encoded by the coding sequence ATGGGAAGAATAATAAGTTCTTATATTTTTCCTCATCCTCCTTTGATTGTACCTGAGATTGGCAAGGGAGATGAGAAGGGCGCAATTAAAACTATAGAGGCATGTGAAAAAGCGGCTGAACAAATAAGAAAAGAGAAGCCTTCAACCATTATTCTTACGACTTCCCACGCGCCTTTGTTTGAGGATTATATTTTCATTAATGACCATAAAACGCTGAAAGGCAACTTTTCAAGATTTGGAGCCCGTAAGGTGGAGCTTGGTTTTGAGAATAATTTAAAAATGGTGGAGTCAATTATTGAGTTTGCGAAAAAAGAAGGCTTTGATGCCGGAGGAATCAGCGAAGGTATAGGCAGAAGGTACGGGATTTCCGGGGAACTGGACCATGGAGCGCTGGTGCCTCTTTATTATATAAGCCGGGTGTATTCGGATTTTAAACTTGTTCATGTTGCAATGTCCACACTTACTTTGGAGGAACATTACAAGTTTGGTATGTGCATAGGCGAAGCCGTCAGAAATTCAGATGAAGACGTGGTATTTGTCGCAAGTGGAGATTTGGCACACCGCCTTACCAGTGACGGACCCTATGGCTACAACAAGCATGCCCCGGAATTTGATGAGCTTCTGGTTAAAAGCATCGAAAAGGACGATATTGACAGGATTCTTGATATAGATGACAAGCTTCGGGATGAAGCCGCAGAGTGCGGATTAAGATCCTTTGTAATAATGCTGGGAGCTTTGGACGGATACAGTGTGGTTCCTGAAGTTTACTCTTATGAAGGTCCTTTTGGAGTGGGATATATGGTGGCAAGAATCGGAGTCGGAGCTATGGATTCTTCCCGAAGGATAATTGAAAACAGGAGAAACAAAAGAAAAAAGAGTACCGATCCGTATGTTTCTCTTGCCAAAAGAGCCCTGGAGGCTTATGTAACGGAAGGCAGGGTTTTGGATGATTACAGCGGTCTTCCGGAGGAGATGCTGAATAGTAGAGCCGGAACTTTTGTTTCAATAAAGAAAAAGGGTGAACTTAGGGGCTGTATCGGTACTATCGGGCCGACAAGGAAAAATATAGCAAGTGAGATAGTTCATAATGCAATAAGCGCGGGTACTTCCGATCCCCGGTTCTATCCTGTGAAGCCCTATGAGCTGGATGAGCTTGAATATTCCGTTGATGTTTTAATGGAGCCCGAAGAGATTAATTCCATGGATGAACTGGATGTAGTAAAATATGGGGTGATTGTAAGAGCCGGAAGAAGGACGGGCCTTTTGCTTCCAAACCTTGAAAACGTTAATACTGTAGAGCAGCAGGTATCAATTGCGCTTCAAAAGGCAGGCATAAGTCCAAACGAAAAATACACAATGGAAAGGTTTGAGGTTATAAGGCACAAATGA